A portion of the Kiritimatiellia bacterium genome contains these proteins:
- the rpsL gene encoding 30S ribosomal protein S12, with protein MPTINQLVRCGRRKVRYRSKSPALFKCPQRRGVCIAVRVLTPKKPNSALRKVARVRLTNGEEVTAYIPGVGHNLQEHSIVLVRGGRVKDLSGVRYHIVRGTLDASGVEGRKRGRSQYGTKRPKAGGQ; from the coding sequence ATGCCGACTATTAACCAGCTTGTTCGTTGCGGTCGCAGAAAGGTCAGGTATCGCAGCAAATCGCCGGCCCTTTTCAAGTGCCCGCAGCGCCGCGGAGTTTGCATCGCGGTGCGCGTGCTGACGCCCAAGAAGCCGAACTCCGCCCTGCGGAAGGTCGCCCGTGTGCGCCTGACGAACGGCGAGGAAGTTACGGCTTACATTCCCGGGGTCGGTCATAATCTGCAGGAACACAGTATTGTTCTGGTGCGCGGCGGCCGCGTCAAAGATTTGTCGGGCGTTCGTTATCATATTGTCCGTGGAACGCTGGATGCCTCCGGCGTGGAAGGCCGGAAACGCGGACGCTCGCAGTATGGCACCAAAAGGCCGAAGGCCGGCGGGCAATAA